The segment CGGTCTCGGCCTCGCGATCGTGAGCATCGCGACCGATCGGCAGCGTCACCCGATCTCCGTCTGAGCGGTCCGATTTAGGCTGGGCGGGTGGCTGCCGTCAACCCGCCCGAACATCCTCGGCCGGTCGACCGCGCCCGGCAGGTGCTCGCCGGAGTGCTCGCGGAGGCGCGTGAGCGCCTGCCGCACGACGGTGAGGATCCCTCGGTCCCGGTCGCCGGGACGGTCGTGCTGCTGCGCGACGGCGAGCGAGGACCGGAGGTGCTTCTGCTGGAGCGGCCCGACCGCGGCTCGTTCGCCGGTGCCTGGGTCTTTCCCGGCGGCAAGCGCGAGGACGCGGATGCTGCGGAGGACGGGTCGGAGGAGGGGGCGGCGCGCCGCGCGGCGGTGCGTGAGACGTTCGAGGAGGCCGGGCTCGTCGTCGACCTTGACAGCCTCTGGGCGCTGTCGTGCTGGGATCCACCCCCGGGCCTGCCGCTGCGGATCCGCACGTGGTTCTTCGTCGCCCGTGCGGGGGACGGGTCGCTCGCGCTCTCGGCCGACGAGGCCGTGGACGCGCGCTGGCTGAGACCCGAAGACGTGCTCGAGCGGCACGCCGGGGGCGAGGTCACCCTGTACCCGCCGACGTGGGTCACTCTCCACACCCTGGCCGGAAAGCGCGACGTCGACGCGCTCGTCGCGATGCTGCGACGCAAGGGCTTCCGACGCTACGAGACGATCGCGCGCCAGGGCCCCGCGGGCCCGCTGCTGCTCTGGCAGGAGGATGCGGAGTATCGGCTCGATGGGGGTGAGAGCGACCGCGCCGCCGATCCGGCCCGCCACCGGTTGGAGATCGGCGAGCTCCCCTGGATCTACACCGCCCCCGATCCCGCCTCCGGGTAGCATTCCCGGATGCCAACGACCCTCCCGCGCCACGACCCCTCCGCCGAGGGAGTCGACCCCCGCGGCGTCCTTCCCGGGTGCGGACGGGTTCAGCCTGAAGCTCGAGGGCGCTGGGCCGCCGCTCAGGCCGAGAGGAGCCGCCGGAGGTGGATCCCGACGGCGTCGGTCTCGATGAGGAACCCGTCGTGGCCGAAATCGCTGACGAGCTCGACCGCGCGATCACCGTCGATGTGGTGCCGGAGCCCCCGCGCGATGCGGTGCTGTCCATCCACCGGGAAGAGGCGGTCGCTGTCGATGCCGAGCACCAGGGCCCGGGCGGTGACGCGCTCCAGCGCGCTCTCGACGCCGCCGCGGTCGCGGCCGATGTCGTGCGAGTTCATCGCCTCGACGAGGGTGAGATAGCTGTTGGCGTCGAAGCGGCGCGTGAACTTGTTGCCGTGGAAGTCGAGGTAGCTCTCCACCGCGAAGCGTCCGCCGTGCCCGAGCGGGCTCACGCCGGACTGCCACGACCGCTGGAACCGCTGGTTCAGCTCGGTGGGCGAGCGGTAGTTCAGAAGCGCCATGCGCCGGGCGAGCGCGAGCCCCCGGTGCGGACCGTCTCCGTCCCCGGCGTCGTAGTACTCCCCGCCCTGGAAGCGGGGATCGATCCGTATCGCCTCGAGCTGCACCGAGTTCAGGGCCACCTGGTCGGCGGTCGTCACCGGTGGAGCCGACAGCACCGCCATCCGCTCCACCCGGTCGGGGTGCGAGACGGCCCACTCCAGCGCGTGCATGCCGCCCATCGACCCGCCGATCGCCGCGGCCCAGCTGTCGATGCCGAGGGCATCGGCGAGGCGCACCTGGGCGGCGACCTGATCGCGGACCGTGAGGTACGGGAAACGCGAAGCCCACTCGTAGCCGTCGGGCGCGACGCTTGCGGGGCCGGTCGAGCCCTGACATCCGCCCAGCATGTTCGGCGCGACCACGAACCAGCGGTCGGTGTCGACGGGCTTTCCGGGACCGACGATGTCGTTCCACCACCCGTCGGTCGGGTGTCCGGGGCCCGCCTCACCGGTGACATGGCTGTCGCCGGTGAGGGCGTGGAGGATGAGCACCGCGTTGTCGCGGGCCGGATCGAGCTCGCCCCAGGTCTCGAATGCGATACGGATGCCGGGAAGCTCGCGGCCGCCCTCGGTGCGGAACGCGCCGAAGGCGGCGAACTGGCGCGCCCCCGCGGGGTCGCCGTCACGCCAGGCGCCGGTCACGGGTGGGCGGCCGAGAAGCAGACGGGCATCGGCCTCCGTCACCGGCGCGCTCGGCACCGTGTCCTCGGAGGTCTGCCAGTCCATGCCTGCCATTCTCTCCGCTGGTAGCGCTGACCAGCGCCGTGTTACGGCCCCGGCTATTGTGGGGCCGGGGGGACGGACGTGAACACAGCACAGGACGTGAGGCGCCGCGAGGTGATCGCTCAGTACGGTGTCGTCGGTGAGCCCCCCGAGCCCGACCTCGAGGGTCTGGTGGAGCTGGCCGCAACCATCTCGGGCGTGCCGACCGCGGTGATCAACATCATCGACGACCGGCACCAGCATCAGATCGCCGCCGTGGGGATCTCTCCCGCCGTCTGCGCCCGGGAGGACTCGATGTGCGCGGTCGTCTTCGAGGGCTCTCAGCGGGTGGTCGTCCGCGACGCCCGGCGCGATGAGCGGTTCGCTGCGAATCCCTTCGTCACCGGTGACATCGCACGCATCAGGTTCTACGCCTCGAGCCCGCTGGTGACGCCGGGGGGAGTTCCGATCGGCACGCTGTGCGTCTTCGACGACGACCCGGGCCTGCTCACCGACGAACAGGGTCACGCGCTCGACGTCCTCGCCCATCAGGTGGTCGACGTGCTGGAGCTGCGCAGACTCGCACGTGAGCTCAAGCGATCCAACGAGGCGCTCGAGGGTTTCGCCCGCCAGGTCAGCCACGACCTGCGCAACCCCCTCACCGCGATCAGCGGCTTCCTCGAACTCGCCGTCGACAGCCCCGAGCTCGCCGACGCACCGGTCGCGGCCCGCGCGATCGAGAGGGCGGAGGCCGCGGCGCACCGCATGTCGGGCATGCTGGACGACCTGCTCGCCTTCGCGCGCGTGGGTGGTGTGCCCCCCACGACGGTGGGGGTCGATGTCGCCGATCTCCTCGGGGAGATCCAGGATGATCTGCACTCCGCCCTCAGCCAGAGCGGAGCCCGCATCGATGTCACCGCTTCGACGGACATCGAAGGAGACCGCACGATGCTCCGCGTCCTGGTGGAGAATCTCGTCGCCAACGCCGTGAAGTTCGCAAGCGCAGCCGGCGGGAGGCCCCACGTCGACGTCCGCGTCGAGCAGACGTCGTCCGGCGTCCGGCTGATCGTCGACGACGACGGTCCCGGCATCCCGGTGGAGGAACGGGAACGGGTCTTCGGGCTGATGGAGCGAGGTCGAAACGCCCCGGCGCCCGGCCTGGGGATCGGCCTGGCCACCTGCCGGCGCATCGCCGAGGCGCACGGCGGTCAGATCGGCATCAGCGATTCCCCGCTCGGTGGCGCCCGGGTCTGGGTGACCCTCCCCGGATCTCGCCGATCCGAGCCCGTCCCCGCCTGAGCGCACGATGATGGGAGCATGGCGCGCTTCCTCCTCATCGCCGCATCCAGCGGCATCGGCCAGGCCACCGCGAAGACCCTCCGCGAGAGCGGGCACGAGGTCATCACGACCGCCCGCGGTGATGACTCCATCTCTCCCGACCACGTCGTGGACGCCACCGACTTCGCTGCCGTCGACGAGGTGTTCGCCGCAGCGGGGGAGCTCGACGGAGTCGCCTGCTTCGCCGGGTCGCTGCTGCTCAAGCCGGCGCATCTGACGACGGCCGACGAGTACGACGAGGTCATCGCCGCGTCTCTCACGACCGCGTTCGCGACCGTGCGGGGAGCCGGCAAGCACCTCAAGCGCGGGGGATCGGTCGTGCTCGTGTCATCCGCGGCGGCTCTGCACGGCACGGCCAATCACGAGGCCATCGCCGCCGCGAAGTCGGGGGTGATCGGCCTGGCCCTGTCAGCCGCCGCGACCTACGCGCCGCGCAACCTGCGGGTGAATGCGGTCGCCCCGGGACTGACCGAGACGTCGCTGACCGCATCGCTGACCGAGACCGACGGGGCGCGCAAGGTGTCGGAGGCGATGCACGCCCTCGGGCGCCTGGGGAAGCCCGAGGATGTCGCACGGGCAGTGGCCTTCCTCCTCGACCCCGCGAACGACTGGATCACCGGGCAGGTGCTGGCCGTCGACGGGGGCCTGGCGCGGGTGCGCCCGCGCATGAAGGTCTGACGCCGGCGCCGGTCGCGCGCACACTGCGCGGCCGCCGGCGTGCGGGCCCAATTCGCCCGAGCGGAGATCTGCGCTCGCGCGGGCGCGCGGGCGGATCGGTCCGCGGGAGCGTGGATCTCCGCGGGAGCGAGGAAGGCCGTTCCGAAAGAGGAGACGGATGCCGCGGGGCGGCGTCGTGCCTCGATGGCGCGCCGCGCT is part of the Microbacterium sp. ET2 genome and harbors:
- the metX gene encoding homoserine O-acetyltransferase MetX, which codes for MDWQTSEDTVPSAPVTEADARLLLGRPPVTGAWRDGDPAGARQFAAFGAFRTEGGRELPGIRIAFETWGELDPARDNAVLILHALTGDSHVTGEAGPGHPTDGWWNDIVGPGKPVDTDRWFVVAPNMLGGCQGSTGPASVAPDGYEWASRFPYLTVRDQVAAQVRLADALGIDSWAAAIGGSMGGMHALEWAVSHPDRVERMAVLSAPPVTTADQVALNSVQLEAIRIDPRFQGGEYYDAGDGDGPHRGLALARRMALLNYRSPTELNQRFQRSWQSGVSPLGHGGRFAVESYLDFHGNKFTRRFDANSYLTLVEAMNSHDIGRDRGGVESALERVTARALVLGIDSDRLFPVDGQHRIARGLRHHIDGDRAVELVSDFGHDGFLIETDAVGIHLRRLLSA
- a CDS encoding SDR family oxidoreductase, giving the protein MARFLLIAASSGIGQATAKTLRESGHEVITTARGDDSISPDHVVDATDFAAVDEVFAAAGELDGVACFAGSLLLKPAHLTTADEYDEVIAASLTTAFATVRGAGKHLKRGGSVVLVSSAAALHGTANHEAIAAAKSGVIGLALSAAATYAPRNLRVNAVAPGLTETSLTASLTETDGARKVSEAMHALGRLGKPEDVARAVAFLLDPANDWITGQVLAVDGGLARVRPRMKV
- a CDS encoding NUDIX hydrolase; translation: MAAVNPPEHPRPVDRARQVLAGVLAEARERLPHDGEDPSVPVAGTVVLLRDGERGPEVLLLERPDRGSFAGAWVFPGGKREDADAAEDGSEEGAARRAAVRETFEEAGLVVDLDSLWALSCWDPPPGLPLRIRTWFFVARAGDGSLALSADEAVDARWLRPEDVLERHAGGEVTLYPPTWVTLHTLAGKRDVDALVAMLRRKGFRRYETIARQGPAGPLLLWQEDAEYRLDGGESDRAADPARHRLEIGELPWIYTAPDPASG
- a CDS encoding sensor histidine kinase — its product is MNTAQDVRRREVIAQYGVVGEPPEPDLEGLVELAATISGVPTAVINIIDDRHQHQIAAVGISPAVCAREDSMCAVVFEGSQRVVVRDARRDERFAANPFVTGDIARIRFYASSPLVTPGGVPIGTLCVFDDDPGLLTDEQGHALDVLAHQVVDVLELRRLARELKRSNEALEGFARQVSHDLRNPLTAISGFLELAVDSPELADAPVAARAIERAEAAAHRMSGMLDDLLAFARVGGVPPTTVGVDVADLLGEIQDDLHSALSQSGARIDVTASTDIEGDRTMLRVLVENLVANAVKFASAAGGRPHVDVRVEQTSSGVRLIVDDDGPGIPVEERERVFGLMERGRNAPAPGLGIGLATCRRIAEAHGGQIGISDSPLGGARVWVTLPGSRRSEPVPA